From a single Couchioplanes caeruleus genomic region:
- a CDS encoding adhesin, with product MRTTVGPLPSAVYWRRRAVVLGALLLGVIVLFVSCSGGGDDKKRGTGASTPAPVSAPASSTPEDEPSFVDPAPGAGNPSLPDPEDLQSDGVPAGTDVEDDPDGTNGGTNGGTNTNVNVPADGSCTDAEISVTPIPAGTTVRRGVPLEIRLKIKNVSARTCSRDVGADLQELYIETGAQKIWSSDTCSNAKGSDVRPFTPNGEREYKVTWNGRQSNRCSAGLAAGTAPPAGQYQIRARLGAKVSDPVAITVIP from the coding sequence ATGCGTACGACGGTCGGTCCCCTTCCCTCCGCCGTGTACTGGCGGCGTCGCGCAGTGGTGCTCGGTGCCCTCCTGCTCGGCGTCATCGTGCTGTTCGTTTCCTGCTCCGGCGGCGGCGACGACAAGAAGCGGGGTACGGGTGCGTCCACCCCGGCCCCCGTGTCCGCGCCGGCGAGCTCCACCCCGGAGGACGAGCCGTCCTTCGTCGACCCGGCCCCGGGCGCGGGCAACCCGTCCCTGCCCGACCCGGAGGACCTGCAGTCCGACGGCGTACCGGCGGGCACCGACGTCGAGGACGACCCGGACGGCACCAACGGGGGCACCAACGGGGGTACGAACACCAACGTGAACGTGCCGGCCGACGGCTCCTGCACGGACGCCGAGATTTCCGTCACCCCCATCCCGGCCGGCACCACGGTCCGCCGCGGCGTCCCGCTCGAGATCCGCCTGAAGATCAAGAACGTGTCGGCCCGTACGTGCTCCCGCGACGTGGGCGCCGACCTGCAGGAGCTCTACATCGAGACGGGCGCCCAGAAGATCTGGTCGTCGGACACCTGCAGCAACGCCAAGGGCTCGGACGTCCGCCCGTTCACCCCGAACGGCGAACGCGAGTACAAGGTCACCTGGAACGGCCGCCAGTCCAACCGCTGCTCGGCCGGCCTGGCCGCGGGCACGGCACCGCCGGCGGGCCAGTACCAGATCCGGGCCCGGCTCGGCGCCAAGGTGAGCGACCCGGTTGCCATCACCGTCATCCCCTGA
- the radA gene encoding DNA repair protein RadA, which yields MTTSRTRAEPRPAYQCDACGHQPPKWLGRCPECNEWGSIVESTVSGPVVSGRVVSSRLPSEPARPIATISAAPARAVPSGVSELDRVLGGGLVPGAVVLLAGEPGVGKSTLLLDVAQQWAAGAGTPSLVVSGEESVSQVRLRAERLGALHDRLYLASESDLGAVIGHLDAVKPGLLIIDSVQTISAPGTEGVPGGVTQVRAVTAALVSVAKERGIATVLVGHVTKDGSVAGPRVLEHLVDVVLHFEGDKHSSLRLVRGVKNRYGAADEVGCFEMHETGIVSLADPSGLFLTRYNEPVPGTCVTVAMEGRRAMVTEVQALIGAQVQGSPRRTVSGLDSARLAMVLAVLQRRMEKIKLHDREVFAATVGGIRVTEPSADLAMALAVASGALNLAMAPHLVAIGEVGLTGEVRRVGAAGRRLAEAARLGFKFALVPPGCGPGEGDSAPKGMRVVEVGDLQSAVQWAARASAE from the coding sequence GTGACGACATCGCGGACCCGGGCGGAACCCCGCCCCGCCTACCAGTGCGACGCCTGCGGCCACCAGCCGCCCAAGTGGCTGGGGCGCTGTCCGGAGTGCAACGAGTGGGGCTCGATCGTCGAGTCCACCGTGAGCGGCCCGGTGGTCTCCGGCCGCGTGGTCAGCTCCCGGCTGCCGTCCGAGCCCGCCCGTCCCATCGCGACGATCAGCGCGGCGCCGGCCCGGGCCGTGCCCAGCGGTGTCAGCGAGCTCGACCGGGTCCTGGGCGGCGGCCTGGTGCCCGGTGCGGTGGTGCTGCTGGCCGGTGAGCCCGGTGTCGGCAAATCCACCCTGCTGCTCGACGTGGCCCAGCAGTGGGCGGCCGGCGCGGGCACGCCGTCGCTCGTGGTCAGCGGCGAGGAGTCGGTCAGCCAGGTCCGGCTCCGCGCCGAGCGGCTCGGCGCCCTGCACGACCGGCTCTACCTGGCCTCCGAGAGCGACCTCGGCGCGGTCATCGGGCACCTCGACGCGGTCAAGCCCGGGCTGCTCATCATCGACTCGGTGCAGACGATCTCCGCCCCGGGCACCGAGGGCGTCCCCGGCGGCGTGACCCAGGTGCGCGCGGTGACGGCCGCCCTGGTCAGCGTCGCCAAGGAACGCGGCATCGCCACCGTCCTCGTCGGCCACGTCACCAAGGACGGTTCGGTCGCGGGCCCGCGGGTGCTGGAGCACCTGGTCGACGTGGTGCTGCACTTCGAGGGCGACAAGCACTCGTCGTTGCGGCTCGTGCGCGGGGTGAAGAACCGCTACGGCGCCGCCGACGAGGTGGGGTGCTTCGAGATGCACGAGACCGGCATCGTCAGCCTCGCCGACCCCTCCGGGCTGTTCCTGACCCGATACAACGAACCGGTCCCCGGCACGTGCGTCACGGTCGCCATGGAGGGCCGGCGGGCGATGGTCACCGAGGTGCAGGCGCTGATCGGGGCGCAGGTGCAGGGCTCGCCGCGGCGTACGGTCTCCGGGCTCGACAGCGCCCGTCTGGCGATGGTCCTCGCCGTCCTCCAGCGCCGGATGGAGAAGATCAAGCTGCACGATCGCGAGGTCTTCGCGGCCACGGTCGGTGGCATCCGCGTCACCGAGCCCTCTGCCGACCTGGCCATGGCCCTGGCCGTCGCGTCCGGCGCGCTGAACCTGGCGATGGCCCCGCACCTGGTGGCGATCGGCGAGGTCGGGCTCACCGGCGAGGTGCGGCGGGTCGGTGCGGCCGGCCGGCGGCTCGCGGAGGCGGCCCGGCTGGGATTCAAGTTCGCGCTCGTGCCGCCCGGCTGCGGACCGGGCGAGGGCGACAGCGCCCCCAAGGGGATGCGCGTGGTCGAGGTCGGGGACCTGCAGTCGGCGGTGCAGTGGGCCGCCCGGGCGTCGGCCGAATGA
- a CDS encoding UbiA family prenyltransferase, protein MFRPVALLKASHPEPGAAVTLAMALLAIGVGHSARGVAGVAAAIGATQLSVGWVNDWLDADRDRATGRTDKPIASGAVSRRTVGISGLIASLAVPLLGLPFGATATLCITLVGVFALLYDWPLKSTPLSVVPYLVAFGLMPAFVVLALPGHPWPPAWLVAAGALLGGGAHFANVLPDLADDAATGVVGLPHRLGAAWSQVAAGGLLLAATLTLVFGPAGPPTWPGVAAAAAAAVVLPAGWYAGKKALKRGTRQVAMFRSVIVVALIDVALLVFSGRVV, encoded by the coding sequence ATGTTCCGTCCCGTCGCACTCCTCAAGGCCTCGCATCCGGAACCCGGCGCGGCCGTGACGCTCGCCATGGCCCTGCTCGCCATCGGGGTCGGCCACAGCGCCCGGGGCGTGGCCGGGGTGGCGGCCGCGATCGGTGCTACGCAGCTGTCGGTGGGCTGGGTGAACGACTGGCTCGACGCCGACCGGGACCGGGCCACGGGACGGACGGACAAGCCTATCGCGTCGGGGGCCGTCTCCCGGCGTACGGTCGGCATCTCGGGTCTGATCGCCTCGCTCGCCGTGCCGCTTCTCGGCCTGCCCTTCGGCGCCACCGCGACGCTGTGCATCACGCTCGTCGGCGTCTTCGCCCTGCTCTACGACTGGCCACTCAAATCGACGCCGCTGTCGGTCGTGCCGTACCTCGTGGCGTTCGGGCTGATGCCGGCGTTCGTGGTCCTGGCCCTGCCGGGCCACCCGTGGCCGCCGGCGTGGCTGGTCGCGGCCGGTGCGCTGCTCGGCGGTGGCGCCCACTTCGCCAACGTCCTGCCCGATCTCGCCGACGACGCCGCGACCGGCGTCGTCGGCCTCCCGCACCGGCTCGGCGCGGCCTGGTCCCAGGTCGCGGCCGGCGGCCTCCTGCTCGCCGCGACGCTCACCCTGGTCTTCGGGCCGGCCGGCCCGCCGACCTGGCCGGGTGTCGCCGCCGCCGCAGCCGCCGCCGTGGTCCTTCCCGCCGGCTGGTACGCGGGAAAGAAAGCGCTGAAACGGGGTACGAGGCAGGTGGCCATGTTCCGATCCGTCATCGTCGTGGCGCTGATCGACGTCGCATTGCTGGTCTTCAGCGGGCGCGTCGTCTGA
- a CDS encoding HIT family protein, which produces MTDWRDDRIGSAHRGRNPTVLGRLPESFAVIGDVQWLPGYCVLLTDDPAVSRLSDLPRARRLAYLESMDRLGAAVERACAELDPGFRRINLEILGNADPYLHAHVWPRYDWEPPELRRRPVWLYPRERWRDPAHALGAAHDEIRAAITRHLGF; this is translated from the coding sequence ATGACCGACTGGCGTGACGACCGCATCGGCTCCGCGCACCGGGGCCGGAACCCGACCGTGCTAGGCCGGCTCCCCGAGAGCTTCGCCGTGATCGGGGACGTCCAGTGGCTCCCCGGGTACTGCGTCCTGCTGACCGACGACCCGGCAGTGTCGCGGCTCAGTGACCTGCCGCGCGCACGGCGTCTGGCGTACTTGGAGAGCATGGACCGTCTCGGCGCCGCCGTGGAGCGCGCCTGCGCGGAGCTCGACCCGGGGTTCCGCCGGATCAACCTGGAGATCCTCGGCAACGCCGACCCGTACCTGCACGCGCATGTCTGGCCCCGGTACGACTGGGAGCCGCCGGAGCTGCGGCGGCGGCCGGTCTGGCTGTACCCGAGGGAGCGGTGGCGGGATCCGGCTCATGCGCTCGGGGCGGCGCACGACGAGATCCGGGCTGCTATAACCCGCCACCTGGGATTCTGA
- a CDS encoding A/G-specific adenine glycosylase has product MTLADSAIQWYDDNARDLPWRVPGTTPWAVLVSEVMLQQTPVVRVEPAWHAWMTRWPTPADLAQDPPSEAIRMWGRLGYPRRAMRLHACAVAIVERHGGRVPDDLDQLLALPGVGTYTARAVATFAYGQRHPVVDTNVRRVVARAVAGDPDAGPTTTAADLTATAELLPEEPARAAKASIAFMELGAIVCTARSPRCPQCPLESVCAWRRSGAPAPTGPTRRPQKYAGTDRHVRGLLLEVLRHATGPVPRQRLDTVWADDVQRARALAGLVTDGLVEPLDFDADRFVLAGDHPPRYPALP; this is encoded by the coding sequence ATGACGCTCGCCGACTCAGCCATTCAGTGGTACGACGACAACGCCCGCGACCTGCCCTGGCGGGTGCCCGGGACCACCCCGTGGGCCGTGCTGGTCAGCGAGGTGATGCTGCAGCAGACCCCGGTCGTACGCGTGGAGCCGGCCTGGCACGCGTGGATGACCCGCTGGCCCACCCCCGCGGACCTGGCGCAGGATCCCCCGTCCGAGGCCATCCGGATGTGGGGCCGGCTCGGCTATCCCCGCCGGGCGATGCGGCTGCACGCGTGTGCGGTGGCGATCGTGGAGCGGCACGGCGGGCGGGTGCCCGACGACCTCGACCAGCTGCTGGCGCTGCCGGGCGTGGGGACGTACACGGCACGGGCGGTGGCGACGTTCGCGTACGGCCAGCGGCACCCCGTCGTGGACACGAACGTCCGCCGGGTCGTGGCCCGCGCGGTGGCCGGCGATCCGGACGCCGGGCCCACCACCACCGCGGCCGACCTCACCGCCACGGCCGAGCTGCTGCCCGAAGAGCCGGCCCGCGCGGCGAAGGCCAGCATCGCGTTCATGGAGCTCGGCGCGATCGTCTGCACGGCACGGTCCCCGCGCTGCCCGCAGTGCCCGCTGGAGAGCGTGTGCGCGTGGCGGCGCAGCGGGGCGCCGGCGCCGACCGGGCCCACGCGCCGCCCCCAGAAGTACGCGGGCACCGACCGTCACGTCCGCGGCCTGCTCCTGGAGGTTCTCCGGCACGCCACCGGGCCGGTGCCGCGGCAACGCCTCGACACGGTGTGGGCGGACGACGTGCAGCGGGCCCGTGCGCTCGCGGGGCTGGTCACGGACGGTCTGGTCGAGCCGCTGGACTTCGACGCGGACCGGTTCGTGCTCGCCGGCGACCACCCGCCCCGCTACCCGGCCCTGCCGTAA
- the disA gene encoding DNA integrity scanning diadenylate cyclase DisA, producing MPLDRDASANRQAHGAAPGINGSAARPMTPTTPGLTGGGVSGDPLRANLALMAPGTALRDGLERILRGRTGALIVLGHDDVVERICTGGFPLDVEFSATRLRELCKMDGAVVLSSDGTRIVRAAVHLMPDPGIPSEESGTRHRTAERVAKQSGFPVISVSQSMRIIGLYVNGQRHVLDDSAAILSRANQALATLERYKLRLDEVSGTLSALEIEDLVTVRDAVAVVQRLEMVRRIADEISGYVVELGTDGRLLALQLDELMAGVDADRTLVIRDYLPTGRKARTLDEALVELDLLTATEMIDLVAVAKAIGYGGASDALDAAVSPRGFRLLAKVPRLPAQIVERLVDHFGSLQRLLGATVEDLQAVDGVGDARARGVREGLSRLAEASILERYV from the coding sequence GTGCCGCTCGACCGCGATGCCTCCGCCAACCGTCAGGCCCACGGTGCTGCCCCCGGCATCAATGGATCGGCGGCCCGCCCGATGACACCCACGACGCCCGGCCTGACCGGCGGCGGGGTCAGCGGCGACCCGCTGCGCGCCAACCTCGCCCTCATGGCCCCCGGCACCGCGCTGCGCGACGGCCTCGAGCGGATCCTGCGCGGACGCACCGGCGCGCTGATCGTCCTCGGCCACGACGACGTGGTGGAACGCATCTGCACCGGCGGCTTCCCGCTCGACGTCGAGTTCTCCGCGACCCGCCTGCGCGAGCTGTGCAAGATGGACGGCGCGGTCGTGCTCTCCAGCGACGGCACCCGCATCGTGCGCGCGGCCGTCCACCTCATGCCCGACCCGGGCATCCCGTCGGAGGAGTCGGGCACCCGGCACCGCACCGCGGAGCGCGTCGCCAAGCAGTCCGGCTTCCCGGTCATCTCGGTGAGCCAGTCCATGCGCATCATCGGCCTGTACGTGAACGGCCAGCGCCACGTCCTCGACGACTCCGCGGCCATCCTGTCCCGCGCCAACCAGGCCCTCGCCACCCTCGAGCGCTACAAGCTGCGCCTCGACGAGGTCTCCGGCACCCTGTCAGCGCTGGAGATCGAAGACCTCGTCACGGTCCGTGACGCCGTCGCCGTGGTACAGCGCCTTGAGATGGTCCGCCGCATCGCCGATGAGATCTCCGGCTACGTGGTCGAGCTGGGCACCGACGGCCGGCTGCTCGCCCTGCAACTCGACGAGCTCATGGCCGGCGTCGACGCCGACCGCACGCTGGTGATCCGCGACTACCTGCCGACCGGCCGCAAGGCGCGCACCCTCGACGAGGCCCTGGTCGAGCTGGACCTGCTCACCGCGACCGAGATGATCGACCTGGTCGCGGTCGCCAAGGCCATCGGCTACGGCGGCGCCTCGGACGCCCTCGACGCGGCGGTGAGCCCCCGCGGCTTCCGCCTGCTCGCCAAGGTCCCCCGCCTCCCGGCCCAGATCGTGGAACGCCTGGTCGACCACTTCGGCAGCCTGCAACGCCTCCTCGGCGCGACGGTCGAAGACCTCCAGGCGGTCGACGGCGTGGGCGACGCCCGGGCGCGCGGGGTCCGGGAGGGGCTGTCCCGGCTGGCCGAGGCCTCCATCCTGGAACGCTACGTCTGA
- a CDS encoding ATP-dependent Clp protease ATP-binding subunit, producing the protein MFERFTDRARRVVVLAQEEARMLNHNYIGTEHILLGLIHEGEGVAAKALESLGISLEGVRQQVEEIIGQGQQAPSGHIPFTPRAKKVLELSLREALQLGHNYIGTEHILLGLIREGEGVAAQVLVKLGADLNRVRQQVIQLLSGYQGKEPAAAGAAAGEAAPSTSLVLDQFGRNLTQAAREGKLDPVIGREKEIERVMQVLSRRTKNNPVLIGEPGVGKTAVVEGLSQSIVKGEVPETLKDKQLYTLDLGALVAGSRYRGDFEERLKKVLKEIRTRGDIILFIDEIHTLVGAGAAEGAIDAASILKPMLARGELQTIGATTLDEYRKHLEKDAALERRFQPIQVGEPSLAHTIEILKGLRDRYEAHHRISITDAALVAAATLADRYISDRFLPDKAIDLIDEAGARMRIRRMTAPPDLRDFDERIAQVRRDKESAIDAQDFERAAQLRDKEKQLLGQKAQREKEWKAGDLDVVSEVDDEQIAEVLGNWTGIPVYKLTEEETSRLLRMEDELHKRVIGQEDAVKAVSKAIRRTRAGLKDPKRPSGSFIFAGPSGVGKTELSKALAEFLFGSEDALIQLDMSEFHDRYTVSRLVGAPPGYVGYDEGGQLTEKVRRKPFSVVLFDEIEKAHPDVFNTLLQILEDGRLTDGQGRIVDFKNTVIILTTNLGTRDVAKAVSLGFQASEAEESNYERMKVKVNDELKQHFRPEFLNRIDDTIVFHQLRQNEILEIVDIFTARIEGQLKNKDMGLELTDNAKKYLAKKGFDPVLGARPLRRTIQRDLEDSLSEQILFNELRPGQIVVVDCEGDPENIDKSKLVFKGADRGSVVPDAVPADLGAAAADE; encoded by the coding sequence AGAGGCCCGGATGCTCAACCACAACTACATCGGGACAGAGCACATCCTGCTCGGCCTGATCCACGAGGGCGAAGGTGTTGCCGCGAAGGCTCTGGAGAGCCTCGGCATCTCCCTCGAGGGGGTCCGGCAGCAGGTTGAGGAGATCATCGGCCAGGGCCAGCAGGCGCCTAGCGGGCACATCCCGTTCACGCCGCGGGCCAAGAAGGTGCTGGAGCTCTCGCTGCGCGAGGCCCTGCAGCTGGGCCACAACTACATCGGCACGGAGCACATCCTGCTCGGGCTGATCCGCGAGGGCGAGGGCGTCGCCGCCCAGGTGCTGGTCAAGCTCGGCGCCGACCTCAACCGGGTCCGCCAGCAGGTCATCCAGTTGCTCTCGGGCTACCAGGGCAAGGAGCCGGCCGCGGCCGGTGCCGCGGCGGGCGAGGCCGCCCCGTCGACGTCGCTGGTGCTCGACCAGTTCGGCCGCAACCTGACCCAGGCCGCCCGCGAGGGCAAGCTCGACCCGGTCATCGGCCGGGAGAAGGAAATCGAGCGGGTCATGCAGGTGCTCTCCCGCCGTACCAAGAACAACCCGGTGCTGATCGGCGAGCCGGGCGTCGGCAAGACCGCCGTCGTCGAGGGCCTGTCGCAGTCCATCGTCAAGGGCGAGGTGCCCGAGACGCTCAAGGACAAGCAGCTCTACACCCTCGACCTGGGCGCGCTGGTCGCCGGTTCCCGCTACCGCGGTGACTTCGAGGAGCGCCTCAAGAAGGTGCTCAAGGAGATCCGTACGCGCGGCGACATCATCCTGTTCATCGACGAGATCCACACCCTGGTCGGTGCGGGTGCCGCCGAGGGCGCGATCGACGCCGCCTCCATCCTCAAGCCCATGCTGGCTCGTGGCGAGCTGCAGACCATCGGCGCCACGACCCTGGACGAATACCGCAAGCACCTCGAGAAGGACGCCGCCCTCGAGCGCCGCTTCCAGCCGATCCAGGTGGGTGAGCCGTCGCTGGCGCACACCATCGAGATCCTCAAGGGCCTGCGCGACCGCTACGAGGCCCACCACCGGATCAGCATCACCGACGCCGCGCTCGTGGCGGCGGCGACGCTGGCCGACCGGTACATCTCCGACCGGTTCCTGCCGGACAAGGCGATCGACCTGATCGACGAGGCCGGCGCCCGGATGCGCATCCGCCGGATGACCGCGCCGCCGGACCTGCGTGACTTCGACGAGCGCATCGCCCAGGTGCGCCGCGACAAGGAGTCCGCGATCGACGCGCAGGACTTCGAGCGGGCCGCGCAGCTGCGCGACAAGGAGAAGCAGCTGCTGGGCCAGAAGGCGCAGCGGGAGAAGGAGTGGAAGGCCGGCGACCTCGACGTCGTGTCCGAGGTCGACGACGAGCAGATCGCCGAGGTCCTCGGCAACTGGACCGGCATCCCGGTCTACAAGCTGACCGAGGAGGAGACCTCCCGCCTGCTGCGCATGGAGGACGAGCTGCACAAGCGCGTCATCGGCCAGGAGGACGCGGTCAAGGCCGTCTCCAAGGCCATCCGGCGTACGCGGGCCGGCCTCAAGGACCCGAAGCGCCCCTCGGGCTCGTTCATCTTCGCCGGCCCCTCGGGTGTCGGTAAGACCGAGCTCTCCAAGGCGCTGGCGGAGTTCCTGTTCGGCTCCGAGGACGCGCTGATCCAGCTCGACATGTCGGAGTTCCACGACCGGTACACGGTGTCCCGCCTCGTCGGTGCGCCCCCCGGATACGTCGGCTACGACGAGGGCGGCCAGCTGACCGAGAAGGTGCGCCGCAAGCCGTTCTCGGTGGTCCTGTTCGACGAGATCGAGAAGGCCCACCCGGACGTCTTCAACACGCTCCTGCAGATCCTCGAGGACGGCCGCCTGACCGACGGTCAGGGCCGCATCGTGGACTTCAAGAACACGGTCATCATCCTGACCACGAACCTGGGTACCCGGGACGTGGCCAAGGCGGTGTCGCTGGGCTTCCAGGCCTCCGAGGCCGAGGAGTCCAACTACGAGCGGATGAAGGTCAAGGTCAACGACGAGCTGAAGCAGCACTTCCGCCCGGAGTTCCTCAACCGCATCGACGACACGATCGTCTTCCACCAGCTCCGCCAGAACGAGATCCTCGAGATCGTCGACATCTTCACCGCGCGGATCGAAGGCCAGCTCAAGAACAAGGACATGGGTCTCGAGCTGACCGACAACGCGAAGAAGTACCTGGCGAAGAAGGGCTTCGACCCCGTCCTGGGCGCCCGGCCGCTGCGCCGGACGATCCAGCGGGACCTGGAAGACTCGCTGTCCGAGCAGATCCTCTTCAACGAACTGCGCCCCGGCCAGATCGTCGTCGTGGACTGCGAGGGCGACCCGGAGAACATCGACAAGTCCAAGCTGGTCTTCAAGGGCGCCGACCGGGGCTCCGTGGTCCCCGACGCGGTGCCGGCGGACCTCGGCGCGGCCGCGGCCGACGAGTGA
- a CDS encoding methyltransferase domain-containing protein, which translates to MPSLPRNDPRQYDDLAGEWWRPGGGFEMLHWLAEARAALVPPAPHPGAVLVDAGCGGGLLTPHVESLGYRHVGIDLRRSGLEQAASRGVAAVTGDVAALPLATESADVVVAGEILEHVPDMPATVAELCRVLRPGGLLVLDTINATRMGRFVSITLGERFRAAPAGIHDPELFVDPGELTAHCAKNGVRLRVRGVRPGVPGLIRWLFLPSGPRPSRLGRMVPTRSTQVLYQGMGRKSG; encoded by the coding sequence ATGCCGTCGCTCCCGCGCAACGATCCGCGTCAGTACGACGACCTGGCCGGCGAATGGTGGCGTCCGGGCGGCGGGTTCGAAATGCTGCACTGGCTCGCCGAGGCCCGCGCCGCCCTCGTACCGCCGGCGCCCCATCCCGGCGCGGTCCTGGTGGACGCGGGCTGCGGTGGCGGCCTGCTCACCCCGCACGTGGAGTCCCTCGGCTACCGCCACGTCGGCATCGACCTGCGCCGTTCCGGCCTGGAGCAGGCTGCGTCGCGCGGGGTGGCCGCGGTGACCGGCGACGTCGCCGCACTGCCGCTGGCGACCGAGTCCGCGGACGTGGTGGTGGCGGGGGAGATCCTCGAGCACGTACCGGACATGCCGGCCACCGTCGCGGAGCTGTGCCGGGTGCTGCGTCCGGGCGGCCTGCTGGTGCTGGACACCATCAACGCGACCCGGATGGGCCGCTTCGTGTCGATCACACTCGGCGAACGGTTCAGGGCCGCGCCGGCGGGCATCCATGATCCGGAGCTGTTCGTCGATCCCGGTGAGCTGACGGCCCACTGCGCCAAGAACGGCGTACGCCTGCGGGTCCGCGGGGTCCGGCCGGGCGTCCCGGGCCTGATCCGCTGGCTGTTCCTGCCGTCGGGCCCGCGGCCGAGCCGGCTGGGCCGGATGGTGCCGACCCGCTCCACGCAGGTGCTCTACCAGGGCATGGGCCGCAAATCAGGGTGA
- a CDS encoding glycine cleavage system protein R has protein sequence MNELAITVIGPDRTGIIADVSAALAGVGANLSDSTMTRLRGHFAMTLICTGPTAGDVEKALEPLSDLLATVRAVQPEADGAARGEPYLVSVHGADRLGIVAAVTRVVAAAGGNITDLTTRLTGPLYVLVAEVDLPPGTADDLAVRLAEAADELGVEVTLRRAESDVL, from the coding sequence GTGAACGAGCTCGCCATCACCGTCATCGGCCCGGACCGGACCGGCATCATCGCGGACGTCTCGGCGGCCCTCGCCGGGGTCGGCGCCAACCTTTCGGACTCGACGATGACCCGGCTGCGCGGGCACTTCGCGATGACCCTGATCTGCACCGGCCCGACCGCCGGGGACGTCGAGAAGGCCCTCGAGCCGCTCAGCGACCTGCTCGCCACGGTGCGCGCGGTCCAACCGGAGGCGGACGGCGCCGCGCGTGGGGAGCCGTACCTGGTGAGCGTGCACGGCGCGGACCGGCTCGGTATCGTCGCCGCGGTCACCCGGGTGGTCGCGGCGGCCGGCGGCAACATCACCGACCTCACCACCCGGCTCACCGGCCCGCTGTACGTCCTCGTCGCCGAGGTGGACCTGCCGCCGGGCACGGCCGACGACCTCGCCGTACGCCTCGCCGAGGCGGCCGACGAGCTGGGCGTCGAGGTCACCCTGCGCCGCGCCGAATCGGACGTGCTGTGA
- a CDS encoding peptide deformylase produces the protein MSDALADWKPDVLGVEGRVLPVVTAPAAVLSREGAEVDPADPEIVQLAADLVATMRVSPGCVGLAAPQVGVSAQVFVVDVTQHPKTATSHGTFVLCNARVVEASRWRPGREGCMSVPDLTGDVKRAGRVVVEGALPGTGEAVRLTTDAFEARALQHEIDHCAGKLFLDRVAGAHAVYQRKVYL, from the coding sequence GTGAGCGACGCGCTGGCCGACTGGAAACCCGACGTCCTGGGCGTCGAGGGCCGGGTGCTGCCGGTGGTGACCGCGCCGGCGGCGGTGCTGAGCCGCGAGGGCGCGGAGGTCGACCCGGCGGACCCCGAGATCGTGCAGCTCGCCGCCGACCTGGTCGCCACGATGCGGGTGTCGCCCGGCTGCGTGGGGCTCGCCGCACCGCAGGTGGGCGTGAGCGCGCAGGTCTTCGTCGTGGACGTCACCCAGCACCCGAAGACCGCCACGTCACACGGCACGTTTGTGCTCTGCAACGCCCGGGTGGTGGAGGCCAGCCGGTGGCGGCCCGGCCGGGAGGGCTGCATGTCCGTTCCGGACCTGACGGGAGACGTGAAACGCGCCGGCCGCGTCGTGGTCGAGGGTGCGCTCCCGGGTACGGGCGAAGCCGTGCGCCTGACCACCGACGCCTTCGAGGCGCGCGCCCTGCAACACGAGATCGACCACTGCGCGGGGAAACTTTTTCTCGACCGGGTCGCCGGCGCGCACGCCGTGTACCAGCGCAAGGTCTATCTCTAA